In Arthrobacter sp. SLBN-112, a genomic segment contains:
- a CDS encoding type B 50S ribosomal protein L31: MKSDTHPKYEAVVFNDLASGTKFLTRSTVSSSKTIEWEDGNTYPVIDVEISSESHPFYTGKQRIMDSAGRVERFNARFKGFGGKK, translated from the coding sequence ATGAAGTCTGATACCCACCCGAAGTACGAAGCTGTTGTCTTCAACGACCTGGCCTCCGGCACCAAGTTCCTGACCCGCTCCACCGTGTCTTCCTCCAAGACCATCGAGTGGGAAGACGGCAACACCTACCCGGTCATCGACGTCGAAATCTCTTCCGAGTCCCACCCGTTCTACACGGGCAAGCAGCGCATCATGGACTCTGCAGGCCGCGTTGAGCGCTTCAACGCTCGCTTCAAGGGCTTCGGCGGCAAGAAGTAA
- a CDS encoding YeiH family protein yields MVRFIAGFLTAAAAVAAAFLVHGLVPALPAMTMAVVLGVLAANLPGTGAWTAGRARPGLDFAGKHLMRAGIVVLGLKVSIMDVLHLGWAALVLIVAVVAASFGGTYAISRLFRLPPVTSLLVATGFSICGASAIGAMAAVRRIRHADTVLPVALVTLCGTLAIGVLPLLSHPLGLSAAVFGAWTGASVHDVGQVVATAQTAGSAALAIAVVVKLTRVLLLAPVAAVAGAHHWRGARPPADSDGGTSKRPPLVPLFVLGFVAMVALRSTGWLAPGWLEAGATVQDILLGAALFGLGSAVRIRTLLHTGGQALLAALASWLLIAVLGLAAAFAIAG; encoded by the coding sequence CTGGTGCGGTTCATCGCAGGCTTCCTGACCGCGGCCGCCGCCGTTGCTGCCGCGTTCCTGGTGCACGGGCTGGTACCCGCGCTGCCCGCCATGACCATGGCTGTGGTCCTGGGCGTCCTCGCCGCCAACCTGCCCGGAACGGGTGCCTGGACCGCGGGCCGCGCCCGGCCTGGGCTGGATTTCGCGGGCAAGCATTTGATGCGTGCCGGGATCGTGGTCCTGGGCCTGAAGGTCAGCATCATGGACGTCCTTCACCTGGGGTGGGCGGCACTGGTCCTGATCGTGGCCGTCGTGGCCGCCAGTTTCGGCGGGACCTACGCCATCTCTCGACTCTTCCGGTTGCCGCCGGTGACATCACTCCTGGTGGCCACCGGGTTCTCCATCTGCGGCGCCTCGGCGATCGGCGCCATGGCCGCCGTTCGCCGCATCCGGCACGCTGACACCGTCCTGCCGGTTGCCCTGGTGACACTCTGCGGAACCCTGGCCATCGGGGTCCTCCCCCTGCTTTCCCATCCGCTGGGGCTTTCGGCGGCGGTCTTCGGCGCCTGGACGGGCGCCTCGGTGCACGATGTCGGCCAGGTGGTGGCCACGGCGCAAACCGCCGGAAGCGCGGCACTGGCGATCGCCGTCGTCGTCAAGCTCACCCGGGTCCTGCTGCTGGCCCCCGTTGCCGCGGTGGCGGGCGCGCACCATTGGCGGGGCGCCCGGCCCCCGGCCGACTCGGACGGCGGGACGTCGAAAAGGCCGCCGCTGGTGCCGTTGTTTGTCCTGGGGTTCGTTGCCATGGTGGCGCTGCGTTCCACAGGCTGGCTGGCCCCCGGCTGGCTCGAGGCCGGAGCCACCGTGCAGGACATTCTCCTGGGCGCGGCTTTGTTCGGGCTGGGCTCGGCAGTGCGGATCCGCACGCTGCTGCACACAGGAGGGCAGGCGCTCCTGGCGGCCCTCGCCTCCTGGCTCCTTATTGCGGTGCTGGGCCTCGCTGCCGCCTTCGCGATCGCGGGCTGA
- a CDS encoding ABC transporter ATP-binding protein: protein MSDVLELDSVSVVRGKKTLLDKVDWQVNEGERWVILGPNGAGKTTLLQIAAARLHPSSGTAGILDEVLGRVDVFELRPRIGLSSAALATHIPEHENVLNVVVTAAYGVTGRWREGYERDDERRAFRLLNDWGMGPLLNRTFATLSEGERKRVQIARALMTDPELLLLDEPGAGLDLGGREELVHKLGELARDEAAPAMVLVTHHLEEVPPGFTHAMLLRDGGVVAAGPITEVLTEEHLSTTFGLPLDVSENAGRYTATARR from the coding sequence ATGAGTGATGTTCTGGAACTGGACTCCGTCAGCGTTGTCCGAGGTAAGAAAACCCTGCTGGACAAGGTTGACTGGCAGGTCAACGAGGGCGAACGGTGGGTCATCCTGGGCCCCAACGGCGCCGGCAAAACCACCCTCCTCCAGATTGCGGCAGCCCGTCTCCACCCCAGCAGCGGCACCGCCGGCATCCTTGACGAAGTCCTGGGCCGGGTGGACGTTTTCGAGCTCCGGCCGCGCATTGGCCTTTCCTCGGCCGCCCTTGCCACCCATATCCCCGAGCATGAAAACGTCCTCAACGTGGTTGTCACCGCGGCGTACGGTGTAACCGGCCGCTGGCGGGAAGGATATGAACGCGACGACGAACGGCGCGCCTTCCGGCTCTTGAACGACTGGGGCATGGGACCGCTGCTCAACCGGACCTTCGCCACCCTGTCCGAGGGGGAGCGGAAGCGCGTCCAGATCGCCCGCGCCCTGATGACCGATCCCGAGCTGCTCCTGCTGGATGAGCCGGGCGCCGGCCTGGACCTCGGCGGCCGCGAAGAACTGGTCCACAAGCTTGGCGAGCTTGCCCGTGACGAAGCCGCTCCGGCCATGGTCCTGGTCACCCACCATCTTGAAGAAGTGCCCCCCGGGTTCACGCACGCCATGCTGCTGCGCGACGGCGGCGTGGTGGCCGCCGGGCCCATCACCGAGGTCCTGACCGAAGAACACCTGAGCACCACCTTCGGCCTTCCCCTGGACGTGTCCGAAAACGCAGGCCGTTACACCGCAACAGCGCGCCGCTAG
- a CDS encoding SDR family oxidoreductase has translation MGLLDNKTAIVTGSSRGIGADVAKILASEGAAVVVNYRQKAPRANKVVQGIEADGGRAVAIGADLTTQEGVQALASAAMENFGSLDILVLNASGGMETGMGEDYALKLNRDAQVNMLNAAVPLMQEGSRVVFVTSHQAHFINTVPTMEAYEPVARSKRAGEDALRELIPNLAEKGISLVVVSGDMIEGTVTATLLDRSTPGAIEARRAEAGKLYSVEEFAQVVAGMATADVESGHTEYAGGADYFGKGAQ, from the coding sequence ATGGGACTGCTGGACAACAAGACGGCCATCGTCACCGGATCATCGCGGGGCATCGGCGCCGACGTAGCCAAGATCCTCGCCTCGGAAGGCGCCGCCGTCGTCGTGAATTACCGCCAGAAGGCGCCCCGCGCCAACAAAGTGGTGCAGGGAATCGAGGCTGACGGCGGCCGTGCGGTAGCCATCGGCGCCGACCTCACCACACAGGAAGGCGTGCAGGCGCTGGCCAGCGCAGCCATGGAGAATTTCGGGTCCCTGGACATCCTGGTCCTGAATGCCTCCGGCGGCATGGAAACGGGGATGGGGGAGGATTACGCGCTCAAGCTCAACCGTGACGCGCAGGTCAACATGCTCAATGCCGCAGTGCCCCTGATGCAGGAAGGCTCCCGAGTGGTGTTCGTCACCAGCCACCAGGCCCACTTCATCAACACCGTTCCCACCATGGAAGCCTACGAGCCCGTGGCCCGCAGCAAGCGCGCCGGTGAGGACGCCCTGCGCGAGCTGATCCCCAACCTCGCGGAGAAGGGGATCTCCCTGGTGGTGGTCTCCGGCGACATGATCGAGGGCACCGTCACCGCCACGCTCCTGGACCGCTCCACGCCGGGTGCCATTGAGGCGCGCCGCGCCGAAGCGGGGAAGCTGTACTCCGTGGAGGAATTCGCCCAGGTTGTGGCCGGCATGGCAACGGCCGACGTCGAGTCCGGCCACACCGAGTACGCCGGCGGCGCAGACTACTTCGGCAAGGGCGCCCAGTAA
- a CDS encoding circularly permuted type 2 ATP-grasp protein, with translation MSDLFQDYSEAAGRTGAYDEMFAPGQQARDSYGQVADALRKLSLADVSARADSMARTFLDRGVTFDYAGEERPFPLDIVPRVIPAAEWNVLERGVAQRVRALEAFLNDVYDKMTVVSDGVIPRQLVTTSAHFHRQVHGFEPAGGVRVHISGIDVVRDAAGTFRVLEDNVRVPSGVSYVLENRRAMAKGLPEAFGQQLIRPVEEYPRRLLSALRKTAPAGVDDPTVVVLTPGVFNSAYFEHTLLAGLMGVELVEGRDLICRGNRVYMRTTAGEQRVDVIYKRIDDDFLDPLQFRSDSMLGCPGLVNAARAGGVTIANAVGNGVADDKLVYSYVPDLIRYYLSEEPIIANVDTFRLEEKEAREYTLDNLADLVVKPVDGSGGKGLVIGPDASKDELDALRQRVIADPRGWIAQPVLQLSTVPTLGGDKFGPRHVDLRPFAVNDGENVWVLPGGLTRVALKEGSLIVNSSQGGGSKDTWVLADSPQMPVETVPRQSVTVRERVSVWPVESNWRDRQSEQQQ, from the coding sequence ATGTCAGACCTATTCCAGGATTACTCCGAGGCCGCGGGCCGCACCGGAGCCTACGACGAGATGTTCGCCCCCGGCCAGCAGGCCAGGGACTCGTACGGGCAGGTCGCGGACGCCCTCCGGAAGCTCTCGCTGGCGGACGTGAGTGCGCGCGCGGACTCGATGGCCCGCACCTTCCTGGACCGCGGCGTCACGTTCGACTACGCCGGCGAGGAACGGCCCTTCCCGCTGGACATCGTGCCGCGCGTCATCCCCGCCGCAGAGTGGAACGTCCTGGAACGGGGCGTCGCCCAGCGCGTGCGCGCCCTTGAGGCATTCCTGAACGACGTTTACGACAAAATGACCGTCGTGTCCGACGGCGTCATCCCGCGCCAACTGGTGACCACCAGTGCGCACTTCCACCGCCAGGTCCACGGCTTTGAACCGGCCGGCGGGGTCCGGGTCCACATTTCCGGCATCGACGTCGTCCGTGACGCCGCCGGTACCTTCCGCGTCCTGGAAGACAACGTCCGTGTCCCCTCCGGCGTGAGCTATGTGCTGGAGAACCGGCGCGCGATGGCCAAGGGCCTGCCCGAAGCCTTCGGCCAGCAGCTCATCAGGCCCGTCGAGGAGTATCCCCGCCGGTTGCTGTCCGCACTGCGCAAAACCGCGCCGGCCGGCGTCGACGATCCCACCGTCGTCGTCCTCACCCCCGGCGTGTTCAACAGCGCCTACTTCGAACACACGCTCCTGGCCGGGCTCATGGGTGTGGAACTGGTGGAGGGCCGCGACCTCATCTGCCGCGGCAACCGCGTCTACATGCGCACCACCGCGGGTGAACAGCGCGTGGATGTCATCTACAAGCGCATTGACGACGACTTCCTGGACCCGCTGCAGTTCCGCTCCGATTCCATGCTCGGCTGCCCCGGCCTGGTCAACGCCGCCCGCGCCGGCGGCGTCACCATCGCCAACGCCGTGGGCAATGGCGTGGCTGACGACAAACTGGTTTACAGTTACGTCCCTGACCTGATCCGCTACTACCTCAGCGAGGAACCCATCATCGCGAACGTGGACACCTTCCGCCTCGAGGAGAAGGAGGCCAGGGAGTACACCCTCGACAACCTTGCCGATCTGGTGGTCAAACCGGTGGACGGGTCCGGCGGCAAGGGCCTGGTCATCGGCCCCGACGCATCCAAGGATGAACTGGACGCCCTCCGCCAGCGCGTCATCGCAGACCCCCGCGGCTGGATCGCCCAGCCGGTACTGCAGCTCTCCACCGTTCCCACCCTCGGCGGGGACAAGTTCGGCCCGCGCCACGTGGACCTGAGGCCCTTTGCCGTGAACGACGGCGAGAATGTCTGGGTGCTTCCCGGCGGCCTCACCCGGGTGGCGCTGAAGGAAGGATCCCTGATCGTCAATTCAAGCCAGGGCGGCGGGTCAAAGGACACCTGGGTCCTGGCCGACTCACCCCAGATGCCGGTGGAAACTGTTCCCCGCCAATCGGTCACCGTCCGTGAACGGGTCTCCGTGTGGCCGGTGGAAAGCAACTGGCGGGACCGTCAGTCGGAGCAGCAGCAGTGA
- a CDS encoding lipoate--protein ligase family protein, with the protein MSQPIPATDPAGAQRLHGEYKVPGGKLVVVDLKVEDGALADVSVSGDFFLEPDEALEDINRALTGLPETTTAADLAAAVTAALPAGAVLFGFSADAVAVTVRRALAKATSWTDHQWNVIAPTVLPTEINVALDEVLTEAVGAGERTPTLRFWDWQEPSVVIGSFQSVQNEVDPDGVAKHGINVVRRISGGGAMFMEAGNCITYSLYLPQTLVDGLSFADSYPFLDTWVMAALEKLGINAFYVPLNDIATDQGKIGGAAQKRLANGGMLHHVTMSYDIDADKMVEVLRIGKEKLSDKGTRSAKKRVDPLRRQTGLARMAIIEAMIEVFSERYGAAPSQLAGHELAAAVDRVAAKFGTEEWLYRVP; encoded by the coding sequence ATGAGCCAGCCCATTCCAGCCACTGATCCTGCCGGCGCCCAGCGGCTGCACGGTGAATACAAGGTCCCCGGCGGCAAGCTCGTTGTGGTTGACCTGAAGGTCGAGGATGGCGCCCTGGCGGACGTCTCCGTCAGCGGCGATTTCTTCCTGGAACCCGACGAGGCCCTGGAGGATATCAACCGGGCACTGACCGGACTGCCAGAGACGACGACGGCGGCAGACCTCGCCGCGGCCGTCACCGCTGCGCTTCCGGCCGGGGCCGTCCTGTTCGGCTTTTCCGCGGACGCCGTGGCCGTGACCGTCCGCCGCGCACTTGCCAAGGCAACCTCCTGGACGGACCACCAATGGAACGTCATTGCGCCGACAGTCCTCCCCACGGAAATCAACGTTGCCCTGGACGAGGTGCTCACCGAGGCCGTCGGCGCCGGGGAACGGACACCCACCCTGCGGTTCTGGGACTGGCAGGAGCCCTCCGTGGTGATCGGAAGCTTCCAGTCCGTCCAGAACGAGGTGGATCCCGACGGCGTGGCCAAGCACGGCATCAACGTGGTGCGGCGGATCAGCGGCGGCGGGGCAATGTTCATGGAGGCCGGCAACTGCATCACCTACTCGCTCTACCTGCCGCAAACCCTGGTGGACGGGCTGAGCTTCGCCGACTCCTACCCCTTCCTGGACACCTGGGTCATGGCGGCGCTGGAGAAGCTCGGCATCAATGCCTTCTACGTCCCGCTCAATGACATCGCCACGGACCAGGGGAAGATCGGTGGCGCCGCGCAGAAGCGCCTGGCCAACGGCGGGATGCTGCACCACGTGACCATGAGCTACGACATCGACGCCGACAAGATGGTTGAGGTCCTCCGGATCGGCAAGGAGAAACTCTCGGACAAGGGCACCCGAAGCGCCAAGAAGCGCGTTGACCCGCTGCGCCGGCAGACCGGCCTTGCCCGGATGGCGATCATCGAGGCAATGATCGAGGTGTTCAGTGAGCGCTACGGGGCTGCCCCGTCACAGCTGGCCGGGCACGAGCTCGCCGCAGCCGTGGACCGCGTGGCAGCGAAGTTCGGCACCGAGGAATGGCTCTACCGGGTCCCGTAA
- the serB gene encoding phosphoserine phosphatase SerB: protein MTSNVTAVSYGQNLTSNGLEQLRSVLASQGAEVLSETGLDDGRYQVSVAELALPDATAAGLADLRRAVAESAIEGFDTALVPAGLRAAERKLLIMDVDSTLIQQEVIELLAAYAGKREEVAAVTEAAMRGELDFAQSLHARVAVLAGLPADVVHSVRHEVKLSEGAAELVAAFKAAGHVVAVVSGGFNQILAPIAADLGLDYWQANELEIVDGALTGKVLGAVVDRAAKEKYLREWAAAEGIALEHTVAVGDGANDLDMLGAAGIGVAFNAKPAVRAVADAAVNMPYLDAVRYVAGV, encoded by the coding sequence ATGACTTCGAACGTGACTGCGGTCAGCTATGGCCAAAATTTGACCTCCAACGGGCTGGAGCAGCTGCGTTCCGTCCTTGCCTCACAGGGCGCCGAGGTGCTATCCGAGACTGGACTGGATGATGGCCGCTACCAGGTGTCCGTTGCCGAACTCGCCCTTCCCGACGCCACGGCAGCCGGGCTGGCGGACCTGCGGCGGGCCGTGGCGGAGTCCGCGATCGAGGGTTTTGACACCGCCCTGGTGCCGGCAGGCCTGCGCGCCGCCGAGCGGAAGCTGCTGATCATGGACGTCGATTCCACCCTGATCCAGCAGGAGGTCATTGAGCTCCTGGCCGCCTACGCCGGCAAGCGGGAGGAAGTGGCCGCCGTGACCGAAGCCGCCATGCGCGGAGAACTGGATTTCGCACAGTCCCTCCACGCCCGGGTGGCCGTCCTCGCGGGGCTGCCGGCCGACGTCGTCCATTCCGTCCGCCACGAAGTGAAACTCAGCGAAGGCGCCGCTGAACTGGTGGCCGCGTTCAAGGCCGCAGGCCACGTGGTGGCCGTGGTGTCCGGCGGCTTCAACCAGATCCTCGCGCCGATCGCCGCGGACCTTGGCCTGGACTACTGGCAGGCCAACGAACTGGAAATCGTGGACGGCGCGCTGACCGGGAAGGTGCTCGGCGCGGTGGTGGACCGAGCCGCGAAGGAGAAGTACCTGCGCGAATGGGCTGCAGCTGAGGGCATCGCCCTGGAACACACCGTGGCCGTGGGCGACGGCGCCAACGACCTGGACATGCTCGGGGCCGCCGGCATCGGGGTGGCGTTCAACGCCAAGCCGGCCGTGAGGGCGGTAGCGGACGCTGCAGTGAACATGCCCTACCTGGACGCCGTCCGCTACGTCGCTGGCGTCTGA
- a CDS encoding RNA methyltransferase, producing MTFHYLESADDPRVSDYTMLTDVHLRKLREPVEGMYIAESSRVLRRALAAGHTPRSFFLAEKWMADLDDVFQAYPDVPAYIGSAALLEEITGFHLHRGAMAAMQRPAPVPLPELLAGARRVAVLEDIVDHTNVGAIFRSAAALDIDAVLVSPRCGDPLYRRSVRVSMGTVFQVPWARLQDWPGDLQVLKDHGFTVAALELTPDAEDVDAVAARNPDKLALVLGTEGAGMSTGTLAAVDLAVKIPMRNGVDSLNVAAASAVAFWELRARG from the coding sequence GTGACCTTCCACTACCTCGAATCCGCCGATGACCCGCGCGTCAGCGACTACACCATGCTGACCGACGTCCACTTGCGCAAGCTCCGCGAGCCGGTCGAGGGGATGTACATCGCCGAATCGTCGCGGGTCCTGCGCCGGGCCCTGGCGGCCGGCCACACGCCTCGCTCATTCTTCCTGGCAGAGAAGTGGATGGCGGACCTTGACGATGTCTTCCAGGCCTACCCTGACGTTCCCGCCTATATTGGCTCGGCCGCATTGCTGGAGGAAATCACCGGCTTCCACCTGCACCGCGGGGCGATGGCAGCGATGCAGCGCCCCGCCCCGGTGCCACTGCCGGAGCTCCTCGCCGGTGCGCGCCGCGTGGCCGTGCTGGAGGACATCGTGGACCACACCAATGTCGGTGCGATCTTCCGCTCCGCCGCCGCCCTGGACATCGACGCCGTGCTCGTCTCGCCGCGGTGCGGCGACCCGCTCTACCGCCGAAGCGTCCGGGTCAGCATGGGCACCGTCTTCCAAGTGCCCTGGGCACGCCTGCAGGACTGGCCCGGGGACCTGCAGGTGCTCAAGGACCACGGATTCACCGTTGCGGCATTGGAGCTGACGCCGGACGCGGAGGATGTTGACGCCGTGGCAGCCCGCAATCCGGACAAGCTCGCCCTGGTGCTCGGCACCGAAGGCGCAGGCATGAGCACCGGCACCCTGGCCGCCGTCGACCTCGCCGTCAAAATCCCGATGCGCAATGGCGTGGATTCCCTCAACGTGGCTGCTGCGTCGGCCGTGGCATTCTGGGAGTTGCGCGCACGCGGGTGA
- the pepN gene encoding aminopeptidase N: MSHENLQRREAAERSVLISTTSYDISLDVRQAADPAVAGYTSRSVINFTASEPGAGTFLDFIGSDVHSVFLNGKGLPVADVVDGARIRLDNLQAENQVSVTGTALYSRSGEGMHRFVDPADGQCYLYTQYEPADARRVFANFEQPDLKATYTFHVMAPAHWQVASNGAEVNRTLLTSDPATARWDFATTLPMSTYITTVLAGPYFKAEDRWEATLDDGTRLDVPLALYCRASMADSFDPEALFGLTKAGLDFFNRLFDFPYPWGKYDQAFVPEYNLGAMENPGLVTFTESYVFTSRATDAQYQGRANTLMHEMAHMWFGDLVTMQWWDDLWLKESFADYMGTLAVDRATDWDTAWVNFANKRKAWAYVQDQLPTTHPIVADIPDLEAAKQNFDGITYAKGASVLKQLVAYVGFDAFIAGSREYFRNHAYGNTTLADLLEALRSASGRDLSGWAQQWLQTSGISTLSLQLAAGGSDDGPLAGVAIVQEAVDPVTGREELRPHRLRIGSYDFDDEGALVRTGSIETDVAGARTELPQLDGQPRPALILVNDDDLTYAKVRLDPASLATVRASLDRIVDPMARALCWTALWNSARDAHSPAALYVDAVAAFAPAETGIGVLLNILDNAATAVEHYTPLATRDSVRASFLATAVAELDRATPGSDQQLAWARTLAGLSRHDPAVLPRLRGLLDGSAPVAGLAVDAELRWQLWHALAANGQSTAAELDAELVRDTTASGRAGHATAMASRPDLAVKEAAWDAAVHGNELSNQLLTATINGFTTAPATLLEPFIGPYFDCLRSIWDERSIEIASRIVRGLYPSSQDLAEGAAPEEHAVLRRTDDWLAANPDAPRALRRIIIEQRSHLLRALTAQAAGVPSSIAPRPRPRLASSAREP, translated from the coding sequence GTGTCACATGAGAATCTGCAGCGCCGCGAAGCCGCTGAACGTTCAGTCCTGATCAGCACCACCAGCTACGACATCTCGCTGGACGTGCGGCAAGCGGCGGATCCGGCCGTCGCCGGGTACACGAGCCGCAGCGTCATCAACTTCACGGCCTCCGAGCCGGGCGCCGGCACGTTCCTGGATTTCATTGGCAGCGACGTGCACAGCGTGTTCCTTAACGGCAAGGGCCTGCCGGTGGCGGACGTGGTGGATGGCGCCCGGATCCGGCTGGACAACCTGCAGGCCGAGAACCAGGTGAGCGTTACCGGCACGGCGTTGTACAGCCGCTCGGGCGAAGGCATGCACCGGTTCGTGGACCCGGCAGACGGCCAATGCTACCTGTACACCCAATACGAACCGGCCGACGCACGCCGGGTCTTCGCCAACTTCGAACAGCCCGACCTCAAAGCCACCTACACGTTCCATGTGATGGCACCGGCCCACTGGCAGGTGGCCTCCAATGGCGCCGAGGTGAACCGCACCCTGCTGACCAGCGATCCCGCCACCGCGCGCTGGGACTTTGCCACCACGCTGCCCATGTCCACCTATATCACCACGGTCCTGGCCGGCCCCTACTTCAAGGCAGAGGACCGCTGGGAGGCAACGCTCGACGACGGCACCCGGCTCGACGTGCCCCTCGCCCTCTACTGCCGGGCATCCATGGCGGATTCCTTCGACCCGGAGGCACTGTTCGGGCTGACCAAGGCAGGCCTGGACTTCTTCAACCGCCTCTTCGACTTCCCGTACCCATGGGGCAAGTACGACCAGGCATTCGTGCCCGAGTACAACCTTGGCGCCATGGAAAATCCCGGACTGGTCACGTTTACGGAAAGCTACGTATTCACGTCGCGCGCCACCGATGCGCAGTACCAGGGCCGGGCCAACACCCTGATGCACGAGATGGCCCACATGTGGTTCGGCGACCTCGTGACCATGCAGTGGTGGGATGACCTGTGGCTGAAGGAATCGTTCGCCGACTACATGGGGACGCTCGCCGTTGACCGGGCCACGGACTGGGACACAGCCTGGGTCAACTTCGCCAACAAGCGCAAGGCATGGGCTTACGTCCAGGACCAGCTCCCCACCACCCACCCGATCGTGGCGGACATCCCCGACCTGGAAGCCGCCAAGCAGAACTTCGACGGCATCACCTACGCCAAGGGCGCCTCGGTCCTGAAGCAGCTGGTGGCCTACGTCGGCTTTGACGCCTTCATCGCCGGATCGCGGGAGTACTTCCGCAACCATGCTTACGGAAACACCACGCTGGCGGATCTCCTTGAGGCCCTGCGGTCCGCCTCCGGCCGTGATCTGTCCGGCTGGGCCCAACAGTGGCTGCAGACGTCCGGGATCTCCACACTGTCGCTGCAACTGGCCGCCGGGGGTTCCGACGACGGCCCCCTGGCCGGCGTGGCCATCGTCCAGGAAGCGGTGGACCCGGTCACTGGACGCGAAGAGCTGCGGCCACACCGCCTTCGCATCGGCTCCTACGATTTCGACGACGAAGGCGCCCTGGTCCGCACCGGCAGCATCGAAACCGACGTGGCCGGCGCCAGGACGGAACTCCCCCAGTTGGACGGACAGCCACGGCCGGCCCTCATCCTGGTCAACGATGACGATCTGACATACGCCAAGGTACGGCTCGACCCGGCTTCCTTGGCGACGGTACGCGCATCACTGGACCGGATCGTCGATCCCATGGCCCGCGCCCTCTGCTGGACGGCCCTGTGGAACTCGGCCCGCGACGCGCACAGCCCTGCAGCCCTCTATGTCGACGCCGTAGCCGCCTTCGCGCCCGCCGAGACAGGGATCGGCGTCCTGCTGAACATCCTCGACAACGCGGCCACCGCCGTCGAACACTACACGCCACTGGCCACCAGGGACTCGGTCCGCGCGTCCTTCCTCGCCACCGCTGTAGCCGAACTGGACCGGGCCACGCCGGGCTCGGACCAGCAGCTGGCCTGGGCGCGGACCCTGGCGGGCCTCAGCAGGCACGATCCCGCCGTGCTCCCCCGGCTCCGCGGCCTGCTGGACGGCTCTGCTCCCGTGGCGGGCCTGGCGGTGGACGCTGAGCTGCGGTGGCAGCTGTGGCACGCGCTCGCCGCCAACGGACAGTCCACCGCTGCCGAACTCGATGCCGAACTTGTCCGGGACACCACAGCCTCCGGCCGCGCCGGGCACGCCACGGCCATGGCATCCCGCCCGGACCTTGCCGTGAAGGAAGCGGCATGGGACGCAGCCGTGCATGGAAACGAGCTCTCCAACCAGTTGCTGACAGCCACCATCAACGGTTTCACCACGGCACCGGCCACGCTGCTGGAGCCGTTCATTGGCCCGTACTTTGATTGCCTGCGATCCATCTGGGATGAGCGGAGCATCGAAATCGCCAGCCGGATCGTACGGGGCCTCTACCCGTCATCCCAGGACCTGGCGGAGGGCGCGGCCCCGGAAGAGCATGCAGTTCTCCGGCGGACCGATGACTGGCTGGCGGCCAACCCGGACGCACCGCGCGCCCTGCGCCGGATCATCATCGAACAGCGAAGCCATTTGCTCCGGGCGCTCACGGCGCAGGCCGCCGGCGTACCATCATCGATTGCTCCCCGCCCCCGCCCTCGCCTCGCAAGCTCGGCCAGGGAACCCTAA
- a CDS encoding sulfite exporter TauE/SafE family protein, translating into MEFFSSTIVFIAGLWAGTINAVVGSGTLVTFPVLIALGVAPVVASMSNAMGLVAGTAAGAFGYRRELAGRGRQVLRLLPASVLGGVTGAWLLLHLPEQVFHYVAPVLLVLALLMVVFQPRLQDWVRNREANPEHAVRDKRHGVLLVVLVYLAGVYGGYFVAAQGILLVGILGVFLTGTIQNANAMKNILVLGVNMVAAISYLVFAFDRINWLVVLLIAVSSTIGGLMGSKVGRKLSPRVLRAVIFGLGIVALGVMIANLLK; encoded by the coding sequence TTGGAATTCTTCAGCAGCACCATTGTGTTCATCGCCGGCCTGTGGGCCGGCACCATCAACGCAGTAGTTGGCTCCGGGACTCTTGTCACCTTCCCTGTCCTCATCGCTCTTGGGGTGGCCCCGGTCGTGGCCTCGATGAGCAACGCCATGGGACTTGTGGCAGGTACCGCTGCCGGTGCATTCGGCTACCGAAGGGAGCTCGCAGGCCGGGGCCGCCAGGTGCTCCGCCTGCTGCCGGCGTCGGTCCTTGGCGGCGTCACCGGGGCGTGGCTGCTGCTGCACCTGCCCGAACAGGTGTTCCACTACGTCGCACCCGTGCTCCTGGTGCTCGCGCTGCTGATGGTTGTTTTCCAGCCCAGGCTCCAGGACTGGGTCCGCAACCGCGAGGCCAATCCGGAGCATGCCGTGCGGGACAAGCGCCACGGGGTCCTCCTGGTGGTGCTGGTGTACCTGGCCGGGGTGTACGGCGGATATTTTGTTGCCGCACAGGGAATCCTGCTGGTAGGCATCCTCGGGGTGTTCCTCACCGGGACCATCCAGAATGCCAACGCCATGAAGAACATCCTGGTCCTCGGCGTCAACATGGTGGCAGCCATCTCCTACCTGGTCTTCGCCTTTGACCGGATCAACTGGCTGGTGGTGCTGCTGATCGCCGTCAGTTCCACCATCGGCGGCCTGATGGGGTCCAAGGTTGGCCGGAAGCTCTCTCCGCGCGTCCTCCGGGCCGTGATCTTCGGCCTGGGCATCGTGGCCCTGGGCGTCATGATCGCCAACCTGCTGAAATAA